A region from the Lycium barbarum isolate Lr01 chromosome 8, ASM1917538v2, whole genome shotgun sequence genome encodes:
- the LOC132606749 gene encoding transcription repressor OFP1-like, which translates to MGNYRFRLSDMMPNAWFYKLKDMSKSSNNKSRSHSQTTSSSSPSSLNLHSDKKRQPHHNLAYQRKSYYISRNLCPPDNNNNNHETFSQNPVLKASDNVVHFSEPSRKSSKKRRSTTTRRKNSPKLVGSSVSASCSCRASLESVWTKPDSTPEEYPNSPISSSSSSSSSLEKTSISAEKIDPMISISPSCGCTIDEMKKETINLDHGSQSVSKIDLPPIITKSEKFDGKQSIMKEEQRIVKEEQRIVKEQRINPVRRVSVSSTTGVKLRTNSPRITNNKKIQGSRKSVSSRKTRVSESFAVVKSSKDPQRDFRESMVEMIMENNIRASKDLEELLACYLSLNSDEYHELIIKVFKQIWFDITDIRLK; encoded by the coding sequence ATGGGAAATTATAGGTTCAGATTATCAGATATGATGCCAAATGCTTGGTTTTACAAGCTCAAAGACATGAGCAAAAGCAGCAATAACAAAAGCAGAAGCCATAGCCAGACAACCTCAtcttcatcaccatcatcattaaaTCTTCATTCAGACAAAAAAAGACAACCCCACCACAACCTGGCTTACCAGAGAAAATCATATTACATTTCAAGAAACCTCTGTCCacctgataataataataataaccatGAAACATTCTCCCAAAATCCTGTCCTAAAAGCCTCTGACAATGTTGTCCATTTTTCTGAGCCATCAAGAAAATCTTCCAAGAAGAGACGTAGCACAACAACGAGAAGAAAAAATTCTCCAAAACTTGTTGGTTCCTCTGTTTCAGCAAGTTGTAGTTGTCGTGCTTCTCTTGAATCTGTATGGACAAAACCCGATTCTACCCCTGAAGAATACCCAAATTCGCCAATTTCCTCCtcctcatcatcttcttcttctttagaAAAAACGTCGATTTCAGCTGAAAAAATTGACCCCATGATTTCAATTTCACCATCTTGTGGCTGCACAATTGATGAGATGAAGAAAGAGACAATAAATCTTGATCATGGGTCTCAATCAGtttccaaaattgatcttccCCCCATCATAACCAAGTCCGAAAAATTCGATGGAAAACAAAGTATTATGAAAGAGGAACAGAGGATTGTGAAAGAAGAACAGAGGATTGTGAAAGAACAGAGGATTAATCCAGTGAGAAGAGTTTCAGTGAGTTCAACAACTGGTGTGAAGCTGAGAACGAATTCTCCAAGAATAACAAACAACAAGAAGATTCAAGGAAGTAGAAAGAGTGTTTCTTCAAGGAAGACTAGAGTTTCTGAAAGTTTTGCAGTGGTGAAATCATCTAAAGATCCACAAAGAGATTTTAGAGAGTCAATGGTGGAGATGATAATGGAGAATAATATAAGAGCATCAAAGGATTTGGAAGAACTTCTTGCTTGCTATCTTTCATTGAATTCAGACGAGTATCATGAGCTAATCATCAAGGTGTTCAAGCAAATATGGTTCGATATCACTGATATTAGGTTAAAGTAA